The genomic DNA GCGCCGTGATCGCGTTTGCGATGGGCTGCGACGCGATCCAAATCGCCCGCGAATCGATGCTGGCGATCGGATGCATCCAAGCCCGCAAGTGCCACACCGACCACTGCCCCGCGGGCGTCGCGACCCAGAACCGCTGGCTGCAAGCGGGACTGGACGTCGACGACAAAGCAAAGCGAATGACCCGCTACATCCAAAGCTTCCGCAAGGAACTGCTGTCGCTATCGTACGCGTGCGGGTACCAACATCCCTGCCAATTCAATGGCCGCGAGATCGAATTCAGCACCGGCGTCAACAAGTTCTCCAAGCTGCACGACGTGCTGGGCTACACGCGCGATGGCACCGGATTAAAAGAGACGCGAGCCAGCAACGCGACCGAACCGACGCTGGTCGAATAGCTTGCGAGCCGCCTTATTCGGCGGAATCGCTGGGCAGCTTACCGAACGCTCGGACGACGGCAAACGTTGCGACGCAGCCGACGATCAACATCCACCACGGCGAGACGCCAAGGCTGGTGGGGAGCGACCCAAACAAAATCGAAACGCCCGCCGCAAGCAGCGCGTAGGGAATCTGAGTCTTGACGTGCGCGATGTGATCGCATCCGCTGGCCTGGCTCGATAAGACTGTCGTATCGGAAATCGGCGAGCAGTGATCGCCAAAGATCGCACCCGACAAGACAGCTCCCGCCGTGGCGTACAGGATCGTCGGATCGTTCGAACTGGCGATCGCGATCGGGATCGACAGCGGCACCAGCAAGCCCATCGTTCCCCAACTGGTTCCCGTCGCAAATGCGACGACTCCCGAAACGACAAAGACCAGCGTCGGAATCCAGACCGACGAGACATTGGCCTCGCGAATCCAATCGCCAAGAAAACCCTGAGTGTCCAGAAAATCGGCGGTCGTCAGCCGCGATAGCGTCCAAGCCAACCACAGCACCACCATCGCTGGCATCAACTGACGCATCCCGTCGAACGCGCCGACAATCAACGGCCCGATCGATTTCGCACCGCACCAATAGGTCGTCGCCAACGACAGCAGCAAACCGACAAGCCCACCCCAGGTCAGCGCGTTGTAGGGATCGGCATTGCCAACATACTGGCCCCAGTACCTCAGCAGACCCACGTCGGGATCCTCGACGCTACCGGTTCGATACAGCGCAAACAAGATCGCGCCGATCGTTGCGGCGATCGTCACGATAGCGGTCCAAGCGGGAGCATCGTGCAACTGCGGCAAATTGCTCTCGCGAACATCCTCCGGTTCCTTGGCGGCACCATCTTCCGCCGCCTTCATCGGTCCGAAATCGCGTCCCGTCGCCGCAATCACAACGACAAGCACCAGGGCAAAGATCGGGTAGAAACGGTAGGGAAGCGATTGCAAAAAGAGATCAAACCCGCTGAGCCCCTGCGGATTCCCCTGAGCCGCCAGACCTTCGCTCATGTAACTGATCTCGGTCGCAACCCACGTGCTGACCAGCGACAGTCCCGCCACCGGCGCGGCAGTCGAATCGACCAGATAAGCCAGCTTTTCGCGAGACAAACGCATCCGATCGGCCGTCGACCGCATCGTCGTTCCGACCAACAGCGTGTTGGCGTAATCGTCGAAGAAGATCAGCATCCCACACAGCCAGATCAGCAACTGGCCGCCGCAACGCGTCTGCACATGCAACGCCAACCGCAACACAAGACTCCGCATCGCCCCGCCGGCGTGCAGGACCCCGACCAGGGCGCCGAAGAGCATCGTGAAATAGAAGACGCGCAGATGATCCGAAGTGGCGAGCGCTGAGAGCGAATCGCCAGCACCGCGAAAGTCGAGCGAAACAACCGAGGCGATTGCGGCAAATGGATTCAGCGAGCCGCCGCCGGCAACCGCATACCAGAGATGCTCTTCGACCATCGACCAAGGCGTGTCGACGAACATCCGCTGCGACCAAGACCGTGGCTGATCGCCAGCGAACTGCAAGATCGCAACGCCGACAAAAACAGCAAGGGCTAACGAGGGGATTGCTCGACGCGTGAAGATCGCCAGCAAGATGGCGACAAGCGGAGGGAGCAGCGAGAGCCAGCCGAAGTCCATGGATTCGCGATCCCGCGGGAGCCGAAGCTTAGGCGTGGTCCAACCGCCGGGAGATCCCAGCGGTTGGCGATTCCTCGACGCGGCTATCGCAAAGCGATCGCCGCGGCAAACTCAACAACAAGAACTAAACCTTGCCGCAGATGACCGATGCGTTATGGCCACCGAAGCCAAAGCTGTTGCTCATCGCGATCTTGACGTCCTTCTGACGCGCCTCGCGGGGCGTGTAGTCGAGGTCGCAATCGGGGTCGGGAGTGTCCAGGTTGATCGTCGGTGGGATGCTGCCATTGTTGATTGCACTGATGCAGATCACCAATTCGATCCCGCCACTGGCTCCCAGCGAGTGCCCCAGGGCGCTCTTGGTGCTGCTGATCGAGACCGATTTCGCGTCGCTGCCAAAGACAGTCTTCACGGCTTGCGTTTCCGCCTTGTCGCCCAGCGGAGTGCTGGTGCCGTGAGCATTGATGTATCCGATGTCCGCTGGATTCAGCTTCGCATCGCTCAACGCTTCGGCCATCGCGCGGCCGGCTCCGGCGCCTTGGGCGTCGGGCGACGTGATGTGCCCCGCATCGGCGGTGGTGCCAAAGCCCAGGATCTCGGCCAGGATGTTGGCACCGCGAGCTTTGGCGTGTTCGTATTCCTCGAAGACCAGGATGCCAGCGCCTTCGGCCAACACAAACCCGTCGCGGTCCTTGTCGAACGGACGACTGGCTCGCTGCGGATCGTCGTTGCGAGTCGAAAGCGCTTTCATGTTTTGGAAACCAGCCAACGCCATCGGCGTGACCGCCGCTTCGCTGCCGCCGGTGACCATCACATCGGTCTCGCCAGTCTGGATCGATCGCAGCGCACAGCCCATCGCATTGGCAGCGCTAGCACAAGCCGTGGCGACGCCGAAGTTAGGTCCTCGCAGGCCATAGGTGATCGAAACGTTACCGCCAGCCGCGTTCAGCATCAGCTTGGGGATCACAAAAGGGCTGACCCGATCGGGTCCCTTGGCGATCAAACGCTGCATCTGGGTTTCGATTTCCCACAGACCACCGATACCCGATCCGATAATCGCGCCACAGCGATCGGGATTCTCTTTCGAGAAATCGATGCCCGATTGATCGACCGCTCGGCCCGCGCTGTACATCGCAAAGGCGGAGAACCGGTCGACTCGCTTCGCTTCTTTTTTGACCACGTAGGGCTCTGGCGAGAAGTCGTGAACCTCTCCACCAAACTTGACCTTGAACTCGTTCGTGTCAAGGTAAACCAAGTCCCGGATACCACTCTTGGCAGCCAGCAGGTTTTGCATCAATTCGTCAACTTCGCAACCAAGCGGAGTGACGACGCCCATCCCGGTCACAACGACCCGTCGATTCATGTTTTAGGTTCCAATTGATCCCGCCGGTCGCCTTAGAACGCGACAGACGCGAAGGTGACTCGAACAGTCGCCCCATAATAAAAGTAATGCCGCCAGACCAGACGCGAGGCTTTATTCAAGCGTCCTGGCTTTGGCGGCACTGCGTCATACGGATTGAAAAGTCAGGCTTACGAAGCAGCCTGTTCCTTTTCGATGTAGTCGATCGCTTCGCCGACCTTTTGGATCTTCTCAGCCGAATCGTCGGGAATGTTGATGTCGAACTCTTCTTCCAGTTCCATCACAAGTTCGACGGTGTCCAAGGAGTCCGCACCTAGATCGTTTACAAACGAGGTATCTCGGGTGATCTTCTCTTTGTCCACGCCCAATTGCTCTGCGACAATGTCGATCACGCGTTCTTCAATCGATGCCATCCGGCGTTCTCCAAAAACTGGTATTCAGTGTTTTCTAAAATTGATGAATTGATTCGTGCGCCGTGGTCACGGCGCGAAAGTCAAACGTTGAGGATTCCAAAAGATAGAGGATGCGCATAAACAGGGTCAATATCCGCCTGGCATTCTCCTAGCGTCAAGAGCCCGGTTTTTTCCGATATTTCGCAGCATCCGCCCCTTGTGGACAGAAATCTGACAAAAACCGGTTTCGATCAGCCCGTCATGCCGCCGTCGACAACCAGGCATTGTCCGGTGATGTAGCTAGCCGCAGGGCTCGCCAGAAACAGGACAGTCGCCGCCACATCTTCCGGCTGCCCAACACGCTTCGCTGGGATCTGCTTTTCCACTTCAGCCAGCACTACGTCGCCCAAGGCGGCCGTCATTTCGCTGGCGATGAATCCGGGAGCGACCGCGTTGACGGTCACACCGCGGCTGCACAGTTCTCGCGACAGCGAACGCGACAAACCTATCATACCCGCCTTGGACGCTGAATAGTTCGTTTGCCCGGGATTTCCAATGATCCCCGAAATGCTGGCCATGTTGATGATCCGGCCATATTTTGCACGACGCATGATCGTTGCCGCCGCACGGCAACAGACGAAGCAGCTTGTCAGGTTCGTCGCGATCACTTCGTCCCACTGCTCGTCGGTCATTCCACGCATCAGTTTGTCACGGGTGACGCCAGCATTGTTGACCAAAATGTCCAGACGGCCATGCTTTTCGTGCGTTCCAGTGATCGCATCGGCCGCAGCTTTGCGGTCGGTCACGTCACACGCCAGGGCCTCAGCCTTCCCCCCCTCGGCTTCGATCTCGGCAACGGTAGCGGCAAGTTTTTCGGCGTTGCGAGCCAGGCAAACGACCGTAGCGCCATTGGCACCGAGGGCCAACGCGATCGATTTGCCGAGCCCTTGCGAGGCGCCGGTGACAATTGCGACCTGGCCGTTTAAATCTGCGGAAATCGAGAGCTTCATGAATCTATTTCTTGGTTCGGTTGGTCGTTGAGAGAGTTGTTATCGAAGAGTAGGAATTCATGCGCGACGTCAATCAGTTGTCGTCGCCGAATCCTTCAGCAGGCATCTTGCGGTCGATCCGGCGAAGAATTCCGCGCAACACGCGTCCCGCTCCGACTTCAAAGAATCCTTGCGTCCCGTCGGCGATCATCTGCCGCACCGATTCTTCCCAGCGAACGGGGCTGACCACTTGGCGTGCCAATAGGCTGCGGATTTCATCGGGCGATGTGTGCGAGCGAGCATCGACATTCGACACGACGGGGATTTTTGCATCGACGATTGGCATTTCCGCAAGGGCTTCGGTAAGTGAGTCGACAGCGGAAGCCATCAAAGGTGTGTGGAATGCGCCAGCAACGCTCAGCGGGATCACCTTCATGGCGCCCGCTTCCATTGCGACCGTCTCCAGACGCGCCAGTGCTGTTTTATGGCCCGATACGGCGATGTTGCCTGGGCACAGAAGATTGGCGATCTGCAATACTTCGCCCGGTTCGACGGCCTGGCGGCAGACATCGGTCAGTTTGTCGACGTCTAGCCCCAGTACGCTTGCCATTCCGCTTTCGACGGCATCGGCAGCGGCTTGCATGGCTTGCCCGCGACGTTGAACCAATCGGACCGAAGACTCGAAATCCAAGGCCCCGGCAAAGCAGACGGCTGTATATTCACCAAGGCTCAGTCCCGCCGCAACGGTCGCCTGCGCTAAAATCTGCGGCTGTTCGATTCGCATCACTTCGATTGCTGCGATGCTGCTGACAAACAACGCCGGTTGACTGTATTCCGTCGCCGAGAGACGCGATTCAGGGCCGTTCAAGCAAACGTCGGCCAGGTCGTAACCCAAGATTGCGGAGGCGCGCTCGAAGACGTCGCGCGCAATGGCATGCTGATCCAGCAGTCCACGACACATCCCTACGGATTGCGCGCCTTGCCCAGGGAACAGGAAACCAATTTTTTGCACTTCAAGCGAAACCATGCGTGTCCATTCGACCAACGGCAAACCAACAAATCGCGAACGATTTGCAATTGCTTAGCGGATATGAGGCAGACAGATTAAACCGCGGTGGCAGTTTAGTCTTCGTTGACTTCCACAATCGTGCGACCCATGTAGTACCCGCACTTCGGGCATACGGTGTGAGTCGGCGTGGCCGAGCTGCACTGAGGGCAATAGGTCAATTGCTTGCGGCTCAAGTGATCGTGCGAACGCCGCTTGTTGGTGCGGCTATTGGAATGCTTGCGTTTTGGAACGGCCATGACGAAATCTCAGATTACGGAATTAGGAGCAATGCTCTTTATGGACATAGTGACTTATCAGCTAGTCGAAGCCCCATATCGTACAAATTCTTCAAATTACCTGTCAACGCGTTCGCTGTCCGATATCTTGACTATTTTCCGGTAACCGTGTGCCAAATCCCGCAAAACGGGTCGAAATCGGGGGAAATGAGGCTTTTCGAAGCATGGATCGTCGAAATCGCACGGCGGAACCAAATTTGCGCAACATCCTTTGCAAGCATTCTTAAACGGGCTAAACCGCAGTTCAGCTAGCCATTTTGAGGAACAGCTCCTCCAAAACCCATCGCGCCCGATCGTCGGTCGAGTGGGTTCCTTTGAGCTTCAAGTCGGCATCCAATAGCCAACCGAGCATGCGTTGAGCGCGGGGGCGTCCGATCTTTCGCAGATGGGCTTCGGCCTTCTTCATGTCAAACGGACGGAAGCCCGCTTGTTGCAGCGCGTCGGACAAAGAGATCCGTCGGCCCGACTTCTCCGCGTAATCGATCGCCGCGGCGGCGAGCCCCAATCGCCGCAGAGACCAGGAAATCTGCGGCAGCAGTGCAAACGCCTTCTCGCCGCTGGCGATCAGGTGGTCCAGTTGCCGCAGCGCTTCGCCCGAATTCCCTTCGGTCGCTGCATCGATGATCTCCCAGGTTGTTTTGCTGCGCCAGCCGCCGACAAACTTGCGGACCATGTCGTCCGTGACCGGTGCCCCCCGCTCGACGCAAACCGCTAGCTTGGCGATGTCGGTATCGAGCAGCCCTAGCGAGGTGCCGGACAGCTCGACCAACGTCTCGGCGGCACCCTTCTGCAGTTTGCACTGGTGTCGCCCCGCGACGAACCCACACAAAAACGACTTCAGCTTGTTCAGATCGGGCTTAGTGCTGCGGCCGCTGCCGGTCGGAATCGCACACTGGACCAACAGATGGGTTTTGCTGATCGCTTTATAGAGTCGCGTGTTGCCAGGAAACGACTTCAGTTCCAGCAACAACAACCCCGCCGAAGAGGGCTTGGCGACGTACGCCTCCAATTCCGCGCGGTACTTGGAGACAAATTTGTCGGCGTCGCGGACGACGATCGATCGCGGTTGCCCCATCGAAAAGAGCGATCCGGTCTGCAATTCATCCCGGACATCCTTCCACTCCGCCAGTTCGCCATCGAGATCGATGCTATCGGGGCGATCCTCTTCCGCCGCATCCAAGCCCAACAGCTTTCGCAACGTCCAGCTACGCAGCATCGGATCGTCGCCAAACAAGACGGTGACCGCGCTGGGGGCGGAGTCGTTGGCGGAGGTTAGCAGATCAAAAGCGTTCAGGAGCGGCATGGTCGAATGCGATCGGCGGGCAAATAAACGTGACGAACAGTTGAAGCGGTGTGCATTTCAATCGAAAACTGTAGCGGCTTTCTGCCACGACAACACCCGACAGTCGCTCAAGCTCAACGCCCTTCTTTTGGCAACGCTTCGCTCAAATCGCCGGCCAGCTGTTGAAGCTCGCTCACCTGCAGCGACATCAACAACTCGACAGAATCGACCTTGCGGCTCAAGACCTCTTGAAGCGTCCGGATCCGGCCGATCCATTCCCCCTTTTCAACACCTGCTTGAACCCCTTTCTCGATCCCCTCTTTTAACCACTGTTCAGCGATAGTTGGCATCAGGTTTTCTCCTTCGATTCGCAATGCGTCGGCGACCGCCGTTCGCAACTGGTCGCGAGTCACTCGGTCGGTTCCGCTGACCAGATAGCGGAGGATCGTTTCAAGGCTCGCCAATCCCGTCGCCGGGGGGAGCAATCTGCGAAACAGCCGCAAAAGCTCCGGCAGCCGCTCGGGCAGTTCATCGCGCCCGATGTATTTTAGCAGCGACATGTACGCGAAGAAAAGCGATTCGGTACGCAATTCTTCATCGGTGCAACAGCTCAGATCGATCAACGGCATCGTGAACGACGGAACATAGGGCTGCAGCGATGCAGGAGCATCGATCAGTTCCGGCAGCGATCGAGCGACATTCCATGGCCGCACGCCATGATACAACACGATCGGAATCACGCAGCGCAACGGCAGCGAATCCCGCTGCCGTTGGTCCAACACCCCAAAGATATACCGCAACACCTGGAACGACGTCATCGCATCGGGGGACGATTTGTGTTCGAACAACAACACAACCAACGCCTCGCCGCCGCCAGCCAACGCGACCTCAAAGACCAGATCCGAAAGGCTCTCACGCAACGTCTGATCGACAAACGATTGCTTCGCAGGAGCGATGGTATCGAGATCCAACTCCGCCACGACCTCTGGCGGCAGACGCCACAGCACGAGCTGGCGAACCTGATCGATCTCGCCTAAGAACCGGCGAACAAACCGGTCGTGAGGATTGTTGACGGCGTCGTCCGACATCGGCCCAGCCTCCCGTGTCTCGCTTGCTTTTGATGCCTATGCATTGTAGGGCAGTCAGCAAGCGGCACGGAATCGCGGAAACCGACGCCAGTTCTAACGAAAGCTTGCTCGGGGCAGAGCGGCTTGTGTGCCTTCGGGTTGACTTTCGATTGTTTGAAAGCCATTGATCCGTCCTTGCGGCGACAATCCTTGTACCGAGATTGGCACGTCCAGTGCGTGCACGCCGACGTTCCCCGCCTTGTCGGTCGCTTCGACTCGCAAGTAGATCTGCCGCGGCAGTTGTGGATCGGCAGGCCAGATGTAGCGTCCTGTGTTCGCTAAGCCTGTGGCGATCGTTGTCCAGGGACCGTCGAGCGAATCGGAAAAGGCGAGGCTGATCGGGCGCGGGCCAAAGTTTTCGTCGTTGCAGGCATAATCGATGATTAGCGAGCCGGTGTACCCTTCGTCGCCATACGTCGCCCCCGTCACGCGAGTCTGTGGCGCCGTGGTGTCCACGAGCACGTAGATGTCGGCCGGATCGCCGGAGACAGGGCGCGGCGTGGTCAATCCGTTAGCGGCTACGATCACGATTCGGAACCCAACGATCCCTTCCTTGGACACCTCGATGTCGAACGGACTTTGTTTGTCGGGATCGGCATTCCATCGCTGCCAAGTCTGGCCGCCGTCGCGAGTTCCCCACAATTCAACCGCTTCGACCCCGCCGTTGCCTACCGATTCGACCTCGTAATCCAGACTGAACTGCTTCGATCGCGTGACTCTTGGCGTATCGTTTAGTGACAGCGTTCGCGACTGACGCGTTTCTGCGGGCTCTGCTGGCGGTTCAGATTCCGCTGGGGAAACGGCGCTAACTTGCGTCCCCTGCAGCGGACGAAACGCTTCCCGTGGTGCGGCCGGTTGCTGTTGCAATGTCGAGGTGTGAGGCGGTTCGATCGATGGCGAATACGTTCCGGTCGCCGTGCCATAGTGAGGATTGGCCATCGGTTGTTGCATTGGCGGATTGAGACCGAAGCCTTGCGTATCGCTGACCGTCCGGGCTGTCATTGGGGCCGAGCCGCGGAATTGCGATGTGGCCGGATGTGTATAGGAATGTGCCGGGGCTGCCGAGGTCGCGGGCAGCCCAGTTTGTGGCGTCGCTGGCGGGTAGGCCGAATTGCCAACGGGGGTTGCTTGGGCAGACTGGTAAGCAGGCTGCGGATAGCCTGAGGTTGGGGCTGGTTGGGAGTACATCGGCATCGCGTTGCCGCGGGGTGGCAGACGGTCCGAAACGGGAGTGGCGTTCATGCCGGCGCCTTGCTGCCGAGGGTCGCTGGCAAAGGTCATCGGGTTGGCCGCCACGCGAGGGCGTTGAACCTGTTCGTTAAACACCGTTTGGTTCCCCGCCTTGTCGCGAACGATCATCCGCACATGGACCTGGCGCCAATCCGTTTGGGGTTGCCAAGTGATCCGCCCCACCATCGCGCCGTCCTCGGGGCGACGTCCCGGGCGGCCGTCGATCGTGATCGGCATCCACTGACGAACCGCATCGGTCATGTATTCCAGTTGCATGAAGCTTTCATCGACAGCAATGTCGGTGATCGCATAATCCAACACGATCTGGCCATTGATGTCCGAATCGGTGGTCGCTTGAACTTGTGGGTTCGTAGTGTCGACAAACACCCGCAACTGAGGCGACATGTTCCCTGTGGGGTAGGAGATCCCGCGAGCATCGATCGTTCGCGTGGAGAACCAGAAATCGCCATCCTCCGGAGCCTGGAACGGGAATCCGCTTTCGTTTGCCGGTTGCCGCGCGAAGAACTTCCAAGTCTTTCCCTGGTCACGCGAGACAAATAACTGGACCTCGACCGGCTGGGCCCCCGTCCGTTCGACCGAAAAGGGGATATCAAAGCTGGTGTTGTTCAAGAACACGCCAGCTCCGAAGTCCTGCGGCGGCGGTGATGCAATCACGCTCGCCTGCATCGCAGGTGCCTGGGCAACGGCGACGTTTGTGCAACAATACATAGGAATGGCACACAAGACCGCCAATGTTCGGTGAATTCGCTTTTGTCGCATGGGTCCTACTGCTCCGGTCAGATCGATCGCGAGCGTCGATTTGCACGTGCAAACCATTGTCGCGGATGCTGATTCTTCCTGTCGCACTCAAATTGCGGGTCGTGCCGATCATGCACACTCCTTTGTCGGTTCGGCATTTTCAGCGGATCAACTTGAATCAAACACACGGCTCATCTAGGTAAACAATATGTTTGCGGCGGAATACGATTTTGATGTCTTAGTAATCGGTGCCGGGCACGCTGGAACCGAAGCTGCCGCGGCGGCGGCCCGGCTGGGAGCCAAGACGGCCCTGCTGACGACCAACCTCGATACCGTCGGCCAGATGAGCTGCAATCCGGCGATCGGTGGCGTCGCCAAAGGGCATATCGTTCGCGAAGTCGACGCCCTCGGCGGGTTGATGGGAATTGCTATCGACCGGACTGGGATCCAGTTCCGGATGCTTAATCGCCGCAAGGGACCGGCGATGCACAGCCCGCGTGCCCAGGCCGACAAAAAGGCGTACCAGATCGAGATCAAACGTCTGATCGAAGAACAGCCCAACCTCTGGCTGCGGCAGGAAGTTGTCGAAGACCTTGTCACCGAAACTGTCGACGGACGACCCCAGATCACGGGCGTCAAAGTCAAAGGGGACGCGCTCTACCGCGCCCGCTGCGTCGTGCTGACGACGGGGACTTTTTTGCAAGCAATCATGCATACCGGTGAAGCGAAAACCCAAGGAGGCCGCGCCGGCGAAGGGACAACGGCCGGGATCAGCGGCGCCCTGCATCGACTTGGCTTCCAACTCGAACGCTTCAAAACCGGCACCCCGCCGCGGCTCAACGGCCGCACGATCGATTATTCGCAAACCGAACGCCAGCCGGGAGACGACGACCCGCAACCGTTCTCCTTCCTGACCGATGCGATCACCACGCCGCAATTGCCTTGCTGGATCACTCACACCAACGCCCAGGTCCACGATCTGATCCGCGCCAATCTCGACCGGGCACCGATGTACAGCGGCCAGATCGACAGCACCGGACCACGTTATTGCCCGTCGATCGAAGATAAGATCGTTCGTTTTGCCGAACGCGACTCGCACCAACTGTTCCTCGAACCCGAGGGCTTCAACACCCAGGAGGTCTACGTCAACGGCGTCTCGACCAGCCTGCCTCGCGATGTCCAAGACCAGATGTTCCGCCTGATCCCCGGCCTGCAAAACGCCCAGATCATGCGTTACGGGTACGCCGTCGAATACGATTATTGCCCGCCCCAACAGCTTCGCCCTCACCTGGAGAGCAAGTTGGTCGATGGATTGTTCCTGGCCGGCCAGATCAACGGCACCACCGGATACGAAGAAGCCGCCGGGCAGGGTTTGCTGGCCGGTGCCAATGCAGCCCTCACCGCTGCCGGTCGCGAACCGTTGATTCTCGGCCGCGAAGACGCCTATATGGGCGTGCTGATCGACGACCTCGTCACCAGCGGCACCGACGAACCGTATCGAATGTTCACCAGCCGCGCCGAATATCGACTCACCCTGCGGCAGGATAATGCCGACCGCCGCTTAACCAAGATCGCCAACGATGCCGGCCTCGTCGATCCGGCGCGTTGGCAGCGATTCGAAACCAAGCTGGCCGAGATCGACCAGGGGACCCAGTGGCTCAAGGCGGGACGCATCGAAGGACAGCCGGCCGCAAAATTCCTCTGTCGCCCCGAAACGACATGGCAACAGATCGAAGAAGCCGTCCCGCAACTGCGAGAACTCTCCGCCGAAGCGGCTCAACAAGTCGAATTCGACACGCGGTATGCCGGGTATGTGAATCGGCAGCAGACCGAGATCGCGCGGATGAACCGCTTATCGGAGAAGAAGATCCCCGCCGATTTCGACTACAAAAATATTCGCTCGCTAAGGACCGAAGCGTTTCAGAAATTTGAAAAGGTCCAACCGATCACCATCGCCCAAGCGCGTCGAATCAGCGGAATCACGCCAGCGGATATCGCCCTGCTTCTGGCGCATCTGGAGTCGCAGGGTATGGGAAAAAGCGGCCAGCGACCATCGCGTCCGCAGGTTCACTCCACTCACTCCGTCGATCCATCCGAAGAAGCCCGCCAGTCGTCGCAAGCTATTGAAAAGCCGTAGCTTGCCCCAAACGAATTCATCTTGACCGGTCACGCGTTTTAGGTATAATTCCCAGTGTTGGTAAACCTGGCAATTCAGGAAGAGCCGGATGCTCTTGTTGATTGCGGCTTGTGGGCTGCCCCTGCCGCAGGTAGGTAATGTGGCATCAGGCTTTTGCCGACGGGTCAGATCTGAAGCGTTAGGCTATCCTGAAAGCTGTCAGACTGTCCCACTTAGCCGGTCGTTCTTACGGACTGGAGCGACGGATTGCCTGGCAAACTCAGGCTCATGCAGGGAGGATGAATTCCATGACCACGAAAACGGTCTTTACCACGGGCGAGGCTGCCAAGATCTGCAAGGTCAGCCAACAAACGATCATTCGTTGTTTCGACAACGGGACGCTCAAGGGCTTCCGCGTGCCGGGCAGCCGATTCCGTCGGATCCCACGCGATCTTCTCTACGCGTTCATGAAGGACAACGGGATTCCCACCGATGCCCTCGAGAGCGGCAAGAAGAAGATCCTGGTTGTTGACGACGATGTCGATTTGGTCGAACTGATCGTCGAAGGACTGGAGCGTGATGGTCGCTTCGATCTCCGCACTGCCAACAACGGCTTCGACGCGGGCATGCAAGTCAAAGA from Rosistilla carotiformis includes the following:
- a CDS encoding Na+/H+ antiporter NhaC family protein, yielding MDFGWLSLLPPLVAILLAIFTRRAIPSLALAVFVGVAILQFAGDQPRSWSQRMFVDTPWSMVEEHLWYAVAGGGSLNPFAAIASVVSLDFRGAGDSLSALATSDHLRVFYFTMLFGALVGVLHAGGAMRSLVLRLALHVQTRCGGQLLIWLCGMLIFFDDYANTLLVGTTMRSTADRMRLSREKLAYLVDSTAAPVAGLSLVSTWVATEISYMSEGLAAQGNPQGLSGFDLFLQSLPYRFYPIFALVLVVVIAATGRDFGPMKAAEDGAAKEPEDVRESNLPQLHDAPAWTAIVTIAATIGAILFALYRTGSVEDPDVGLLRYWGQYVGNADPYNALTWGGLVGLLLSLATTYWCGAKSIGPLIVGAFDGMRQLMPAMVVLWLAWTLSRLTTADFLDTQGFLGDWIREANVSSVWIPTLVFVVSGVVAFATGTSWGTMGLLVPLSIPIAIASSNDPTILYATAGAVLSGAIFGDHCSPISDTTVLSSQASGCDHIAHVKTQIPYALLAAGVSILFGSLPTSLGVSPWWMLIVGCVATFAVVRAFGKLPSDSAE
- the rpmF gene encoding 50S ribosomal protein L32 — translated: MAVPKRKHSNSRTNKRRSHDHLSRKQLTYCPQCSSATPTHTVCPKCGYYMGRTIVEVNED
- the holA gene encoding DNA polymerase III subunit delta, which produces MPLLNAFDLLTSANDSAPSAVTVLFGDDPMLRSWTLRKLLGLDAAEEDRPDSIDLDGELAEWKDVRDELQTGSLFSMGQPRSIVVRDADKFVSKYRAELEAYVAKPSSAGLLLLELKSFPGNTRLYKAISKTHLLVQCAIPTGSGRSTKPDLNKLKSFLCGFVAGRHQCKLQKGAAETLVELSGTSLGLLDTDIAKLAVCVERGAPVTDDMVRKFVGGWRSKTTWEIIDAATEGNSGEALRQLDHLIASGEKAFALLPQISWSLRRLGLAAAAIDYAEKSGRRISLSDALQQAGFRPFDMKKAEAHLRKIGRPRAQRMLGWLLDADLKLKGTHSTDDRARWVLEELFLKMAS
- the fabG gene encoding 3-oxoacyl-[acyl-carrier-protein] reductase yields the protein MKLSISADLNGQVAIVTGASQGLGKSIALALGANGATVVCLARNAEKLAATVAEIEAEGGKAEALACDVTDRKAAADAITGTHEKHGRLDILVNNAGVTRDKLMRGMTDEQWDEVIATNLTSCFVCCRAAATIMRRAKYGRIINMASISGIIGNPGQTNYSASKAGMIGLSRSLSRELCSRGVTVNAVAPGFIASEMTAALGDVVLAEVEKQIPAKRVGQPEDVAATVLFLASPAASYITGQCLVVDGGMTG
- the fabD gene encoding ACP S-malonyltransferase, whose product is MVSLEVQKIGFLFPGQGAQSVGMCRGLLDQHAIARDVFERASAILGYDLADVCLNGPESRLSATEYSQPALFVSSIAAIEVMRIEQPQILAQATVAAGLSLGEYTAVCFAGALDFESSVRLVQRRGQAMQAAADAVESGMASVLGLDVDKLTDVCRQAVEPGEVLQIANLLCPGNIAVSGHKTALARLETVAMEAGAMKVIPLSVAGAFHTPLMASAVDSLTEALAEMPIVDAKIPVVSNVDARSHTSPDEIRSLLARQVVSPVRWEESVRQMIADGTQGFFEVGAGRVLRGILRRIDRKMPAEGFGDDN
- the fabF gene encoding beta-ketoacyl-ACP synthase II produces the protein MNRRVVVTGMGVVTPLGCEVDELMQNLLAAKSGIRDLVYLDTNEFKVKFGGEVHDFSPEPYVVKKEAKRVDRFSAFAMYSAGRAVDQSGIDFSKENPDRCGAIIGSGIGGLWEIETQMQRLIAKGPDRVSPFVIPKLMLNAAGGNVSITYGLRGPNFGVATACASAANAMGCALRSIQTGETDVMVTGGSEAAVTPMALAGFQNMKALSTRNDDPQRASRPFDKDRDGFVLAEGAGILVFEEYEHAKARGANILAEILGFGTTADAGHITSPDAQGAGAGRAMAEALSDAKLNPADIGYINAHGTSTPLGDKAETQAVKTVFGSDAKSVSISSTKSALGHSLGASGGIELVICISAINNGSIPPTINLDTPDPDCDLDYTPREARQKDVKIAMSNSFGFGGHNASVICGKV
- the acpP gene encoding acyl carrier protein: MASIEERVIDIVAEQLGVDKEKITRDTSFVNDLGADSLDTVELVMELEEEFDINIPDDSAEKIQKVGEAIDYIEKEQAAS